DNA sequence from the Gammaproteobacteria bacterium genome:
ACGACTTCAAGATCGAGCTCGCGCAACACGCGATCGTACGCGCGTTGCAACTAGCCGTTTCGATGGAGCAGCCAGCATGACGTCAGCGACCGCTTACATTGGCGCCCCCGTCAGCCGCGTCGATGGCCACGCGAAAGTCACCGGCGCGGCGAAGTACGCCGCGGAATTCAAAGCGCCACGGCTCGCGCATGGCGTGATCATTTCGAGCCCGATCGCGCGCGGCAGAATCACGCGCCTCGACGCGGCACAGGCGATCGCGCTGCAAGGTGTATTAGAAATTTTCACGCATGAAAACGTCTCCGGCCTGGCTAGCGAAGATGCGTGTTTCGCCGACGCGTTGTAGCCGCCGGGTTCGCCGTTTCGCCCGCTGTACAGCGACGAGATTCAATACAGTGGTCAGCCGGTCGCGCTGGTTATCGCACAGACTTTCGAACTGGCGCGCTACGCATCCACCCTGGTTCATATCGAGTACGAATCTATAGATCACAACACTTCGCTCGAGGCGCGCCGCGGGCAGGCTTATGTGCCGGAGAAATACCGCGCGGGTGAACCCGTGGCGCCGCGCGGTGACGCCGATGCCGCGCTGGCCGGCGCCGCCGTTCGCATCGAGGCCGATTACAGCGTACCGGTCGAACATCACAATGCGATGGAACCGTTCGCATCCACAGCAATCTGGGAAGACGACGACCGGATCACGGTGTACGACAAGACTCAAGGCGTGCTCGCCAGCAAGCAATACATCTGCAATGTGTTTGGCTTCGCCGAAGACGCCGTGCGCGTCGTCTCGCCGTTTGTCGGCGGCGCGTTCGGTTCCGGCCTGCGGCCGCAATACCAGTTGTTCATGGCGGTGTTGGCGGCGCGGGCACTGAAGCGACCGGTCAAGGTGGTCATGACACGCCAGCAGATGTTCACCTTCGGGCATCGTCCCGCCACCTTGCAACGGCTCGCGCTGGCCGCGGACGCGGATGGCCGACTGGTGGCGCTCACGCACACGGCGATCGCGGAGACGTCGCGTTTCGAGGAATTTTCCGAGAACGTCGTCAACTGGTCCAGCCTGCTTTATCAGTGCGACAACACCTCGCTCGAATATAAACTCGTACAACTCGATCTCTACACGCCGATCGATATGCGCGCGCCGGGCGCGACCTTAGGATTGTTCGCGCTGGAATGCGCAATGGACGAACTGGCGCATGCAGCCGGCATCGATCCGCTTGAACTGCGCCTTAAGAATTACGCCGAGCGCGATCAGGACGAGGACAAACCGTTTACCAGCAAAGCGCTGCGCGAGTGTTACGCACAAGGCGCGGAAAAATTCGGCTGGGCGCGGCGCAATGCAGAACCGCGCTCGATGCGCGAAGGCAACCAGCTCGTCGGCTGGGGCATGGCGACCGGCGTATGGGAAGCCTTGCAAAACCCGTCGAGTGCCAAGGCGCGGCTGGACGCGCGCGGCAAACTTCAGGTCGGCGCCGCGACTGCCGATATCGGTACCGGCACCTACACCATCATGACGCAGATTGCCGCCGAAATGCTCGGCCTGACCATCGAAGACGTGACGTTCAACCTCGGCGACACCTCCCTGCCGCGGGCGCCCATCGAAGGCGGTTCGTGGACCGCGGTATCGGTCGGCTCGGCGGTCAAGGCCGCCTGCGATCAGGTTCGGGAGGAACTGCTTTCGCTCGCGCGAAACATCGAGGGCTCGCCGCTTGCCGGCGCAGAGTATAAAGACATCGCGTTCACCAGTGGGCAAATTCGCCTGGTCGGCGATGCTTCCAAAGCCGTTTCGATCCGGGAAATAATGGCCAAGGCCCACCTCGATTACATCGAAGAACAGGCCAGTGCCGAAGCCTCGCCTGCTTTGGATCAATATTCCGCATATACCCATTCAGCGGTGTTCGCGGAAGTGAAGATCGATGAAGCCTTAAACACCCTGCGCGTCACGCGTGTGGTCAGCGCGGTCGCCGGCGGGCGGATATTGAACCCGAAGACGGCGCGCAATCAGATTCTCGGTTCGGTTGTCTGGGGCATCGGCATGGCGTTGCAAGAAGAAAGCGTGATCGATCAAACCTTTGGGCGTTTCATGAACCACAATCTTGCGGAATATCACGTGCCGGTCAACGCCGACATTCACGACATCGACGTGATCTTCGTTGAAGAAAAAGACGACATCATCAACCCGCTGGGCGCCAAGGGCCTGGGCGAGATCGGCATCGTCGGCGTGGCGGCCGCGATCGCCAACGCGGTTTTTCACGCCACGGGCAAGCGCGTGCGCGATCTGCCCATAACGCTCGATAAAATCCACGCTGGATAAAATCCTTGACTGAATGAACTCGCGGATTGCCGGCAAATGCACGTCTGATAATTACAGCGATTCCCGCCTGCTGTTCAAGCACCAGAGCCAGGCGCAGCGAATCGCCGCGCCAGCATACACAAACCGCCGTGTAAGTTTTACATCGTTTTTTACCTTCATACATCGGCGTGCACGCGTGCGCCGGGCACGCCCGCACGATACCGCGTGCGCGACGCGCGGCCGGGCCAGTGGCACGGATTGTGTACCCATAAACGGTTTGGTTCGCTACTCCCGGAGCGTCTGCGGCGGCCTTAATCGGAGATCACATGAAAGCACTTTGTCGCTGGACGAGGCGCCGGATGCGTATAAACACTTCGACAACCGCGACGATGACTGGACCAAGGTCATATTGCGGTCTGGCGCGTAACCATACATTCAGCCATAAGGAGTCAACACATGAGTCAGCAGGACAACATCAAAACCCAGCAGACAATGGGCGACGCCATCAACAGCGGCACGCTCGAAGTATTGCGGGAAGTCATGGCACCGAACGTGGTCGATCACGACCCCGCGCCCGATCAGGGTGAAGGCCCGGACGGCTTTATCCAGTTTTTTACGACGTTCCGCACGGCGTTTCCGGATTTGAAAGTCGCCGTGGATCACATGGTGGCCGATGAGGATAACGTCGCGATCGCGTATACCGTTACCGGCACGCATCGTGGCGATTTCAATGGCGTGGCCGCGACCGGCGAGCGCATCAAGGTGCGCGGCATGCAGATAGCGCGCTTCGAAAACGGCAAGATTGTCGAACGCTGGGGCAGTTCCGACGAACTCGGTATTCTCAAGCAGCTTGGCGTGAGCCCGGCGTAGACGCTGGCATATACGCGAGTCGTTCAATCAATGCGGCGCGCGGGGGCTATGCGCCCGCGCGCGATTACTACAGGAGACAGAAATGGCCCATACACTTCAAGGTAAAAGAATCGCAATCTTGGCGGCGGATGGCGTCGAGCAGGTTGAACTGGTCGACCCGCGCAACGCGGTGATCGAGGCCGGGGCCAAGGTCGATCTGGTTTCACTCAAGTCTGGCAAAATCCAGGCCTACAACAGCGACGTTAATGCTGCCGACAGCTTCCCCGTGGACCGCGTCGTTGCCGAGGCGTCCGCCGCCGACTACGACGCGCTGATCCTGCCGGGCGGCACCACCAACCCCGATCATCTGCGTCAGGACAACGACGCGGTACGCTTCGTGCGCGAATTTTTCGAGGCCGCCAAACCGGTGGGTGTAATCTGCCACGGCCCCTGGATGTTGATCGAAGCCGACGTGGTGCGCGGACGCAAGCTCACCTCGTACCCCAGCCTGCGTACCGACCTCCGCAACGCCGGCGCGAACGTCGTGGATGAAGAAGTGGTGACCGACCAGGGCCTCGTCTCCAGCCGCGACCCGCACGATCTGCCGGCGTTCTGCAAGAAAATCGTCGAGGAATTCGCCGAAGGCAAACATGCCGAACAGGCCCGTAGCGCCTGAGTGAACACCACGAGCTGAGGCTTCGGGCGAGCACCGTACCACCCGCGTCTTGCGACATCAGGTTGTGCGGCTCGCCTTGAAGCCGGGCTATTCTGCCCTTTTATGCGGCGCATTACCGCATACACCGACATGCGCCCCTTCTCTGTCGCTTCTCCATCGTTCAACATTACAGCGTAAGGTGCCAGTGTACGGGGCGAGCGGTTTCAGCGAGCGCGTACGTGCATCGCGCGTGTGGCGAACCACGCGCGATGCACGCGGTCACAACCAGCATCTGAGACACGACCGCCTTATCATCTCATTCGTAAGATCTGTCTTCTAATCGTCGGCTTGTATTCCACTCACCGGCAACGCCCCGCCGCCTTTTGGTTTCCTGCGCCGCGTTGAACTTAAAAAGGTAATGCCAATGTATTCTGGTACCACTATTCGCGGCGCGTTCATACTCGCGACCATCACTATGCTGATCGCGTGCGCGGACAACGCGGCGACGCAACCCGCACAGGCGCCGCAGTCGCCGACTCCGGCGCCGGTGGACGCGCCGATTCAAACGAGTGTCGTGGCCGACGGTCTTGAGCATCCGTGGGGGCTGGAATTCCTGCCCGATGGACGCATGCTGGTCACCGAGCGGCCGGGGCGGCTGCGCATCGTGGATAATGACGGAACGGTCTCCGAGCCGCTTGGCGGCGTGCCGGAAGTCTATACTTCAAGCCAGGGCGGATTGCTGGACGTAGCACTCTCGCCGGCCTTCGAGTCGGATCGTCTCATTTACCTTTCATTTTCGGAGCCGGACGGCGATGTTGCCGGCACGGCGGTCGCGCGCGGCAAGCTTTCCCGCAATGGCCTGCGGAACGTGGAAGTGATCTGGCGCCAAACACCCAAGATCAACAGCTCAAACCACTGGGGGTCGCGCATCGCATTCGCGCCAGACGGCACCCTGTTCGTCACCACCGGCGACCGTTACGACCTGCGTCAGGACGTGCAGGATCTTTCCACAACCATCGGCAAGGTCATCCGCATCAATGCCGATGGCACGATCCCGCAAGACAATCCTTTCGTCGATCGGCCAGGCACGAAGCCGGAAATCTGGTCATACGGACATCGCAATCTGCAGGGCGCCGCCATTCATCCGGAGACCGATCAGTTGTGGACTCTGGAGCACGGCGCGATGGGTGGCGACGAGCTGAATCATCCAAAGGCCGGGCTCAATTACGGTTGGCCGGTGATTACTTATGGGGTCGATTACACCGGCGTCAAAATTGGTGAAGGCGTCGCCAAAAAAGGTATGGAACAGCCCGTTTACTTCTGGGATCCGGTTATCGCGCCCTCCGGCGCGCTGTTCTACACCGGCACCCGTTTCCCGGACTGGCGGGGTGACCTGTTCGTCGGCTCGCTGGCGGAAAGCGTGCTGGTGCGGCTGGATATGCAAGGCGGCCGTGTGGCCAGCGAAACGCGGTTTCTCGAAGACGTGGGCGAAAGAGTGCGCGATGTGCGCCAGGGGCCAGACGGGTTGGTTTACGTCATCACCGACGAATCCGACGGCAAGATTATCAAGCTTGCACCGGCTGGCTGATTCGCGTGCATTCGGTCGAGCAGGTGCGGGCTCGCGACCAGGCGCCTGTCCCAAAATTGAACACTGTCATTCTGAAGGCTTGCCCTTGAACGCGGTGAAGGGAGCGCTTCGGTAATCCTCGGGCTTCGCGGCTGAAGAATCTCGA
Encoded proteins:
- a CDS encoding ester cyclase, with translation MSQQDNIKTQQTMGDAINSGTLEVLREVMAPNVVDHDPAPDQGEGPDGFIQFFTTFRTAFPDLKVAVDHMVADEDNVAIAYTVTGTHRGDFNGVAATGERIKVRGMQIARFENGKIVERWGSSDELGILKQLGVSPA
- a CDS encoding type 1 glutamine amidotransferase, giving the protein MAHTLQGKRIAILAADGVEQVELVDPRNAVIEAGAKVDLVSLKSGKIQAYNSDVNAADSFPVDRVVAEASAADYDALILPGGTTNPDHLRQDNDAVRFVREFFEAAKPVGVICHGPWMLIEADVVRGRKLTSYPSLRTDLRNAGANVVDEEVVTDQGLVSSRDPHDLPAFCKKIVEEFAEGKHAEQARSA
- a CDS encoding PQQ-dependent sugar dehydrogenase → MLIACADNAATQPAQAPQSPTPAPVDAPIQTSVVADGLEHPWGLEFLPDGRMLVTERPGRLRIVDNDGTVSEPLGGVPEVYTSSQGGLLDVALSPAFESDRLIYLSFSEPDGDVAGTAVARGKLSRNGLRNVEVIWRQTPKINSSNHWGSRIAFAPDGTLFVTTGDRYDLRQDVQDLSTTIGKVIRINADGTIPQDNPFVDRPGTKPEIWSYGHRNLQGAAIHPETDQLWTLEHGAMGGDELNHPKAGLNYGWPVITYGVDYTGVKIGEGVAKKGMEQPVYFWDPVIAPSGALFYTGTRFPDWRGDLFVGSLAESVLVRLDMQGGRVASETRFLEDVGERVRDVRQGPDGLVYVITDESDGKIIKLAPAG